A stretch of DNA from Trichoplusia ni isolate ovarian cell line Hi5 chromosome 9, tn1, whole genome shotgun sequence:
tatctaaaacaaaacaaacaggcTGATGAAACCCCTGGCTTCATGGTTAACTCTAAATGCTGGCAAATGCTGAACATGTTAGCAGAACAGAAAAATGATGCACAGgtatgaaaatacatttaactcGTAACAATATACTAAACCTTCACCCCACCCTCAGTATTCTAAACGACGATTTATATACTTTAcgcattaaaactttttatattaaaaaataaatcaagctattattaatttctttgattttaacctaattaaatactttttctctCAGGTAAAGGAAATGACGAACACTCTAATAGCAAACAACTATATTCAAGCTTCAAATGTGATACTGGGACCTTCAATTAAAGTTCATATACTGAAAGATGACATAGAGAGTGCTCTTAAGGAATTTGAGTACTCTTGCAAACAGTACAGGAGTACTCCTTGGAAAGGCGAGCTTATGAAGGCTTTAATCATGAAAGAGGATGCCACTAAACTACAGTGGTTGGCTGATCTTAGTACACAAGTAAGTAATATTGGCGGGACCATTATTCATTATTAGAGGACgcaacggtttaatcacgcgtattcatcgggtaTTTACACATTTGACCAATCACTTTTAATTTGCCAACCTCTGGTTTTTATATCACTTTCAATATCTTTTTGTATCACCAAAACTACTTCAAGAACAGCCAAAGAAAAGTTTCTACATGATTACACGTTTTACCCTGctatgattattgtttttttaatgattggTAATATCTGTTCCCAAAACTAAGTACTTCAAAAAACTGCTAAGAAGTTTAACCTAACCTTACgaaattctttataaataagttatttatctCTATGACTCATATACTAAAAGTAGAAAACTTAATACTAATGTGTTCACAGGTGCACGGTGAAGTGAATATTCTACACGATCTAGTGTTGGCGTTTGTAGAGTGTGGACGCTTGCGCCAGGCTCGGCGTATCCTCGAGACTCCCGGACTACAAACCCGTCACCGCCGCTTAGATGACGCCTGCCAGAGATATGTTGAGGTATACAAGGATACCATATCTATCTAGCTGTTCATAACCGGATGCTTCTGCCTCATCTTCATCATCAAAAAAATTCAAGTGCTGTTCACCTGTCGGAGTCGCGATTTCCATCTTTCTCTATCCTTTGCCATCTCTTTCACTTACTTAGGTATATGTGCTTTTTTTTAACCTACCTCTTAATCTTCAAGCCTCTAGTAAGAAATGAGTTATAGCGAATAAGGTGGCATACCATGTTTCCTCTCCTTTTCtggatattattaattattcgtCTGGTTTCAATAACCTTAGGCAGTTCAGTCAACCATATTTTTTCCTTACGCCGCCAGCACCGCTGATTCAAAATTCTAATTTGCCAAGACACGTGTCTGCTTGATGATATTTCTCCTCATCgcttatttaattatataggCTCAGATTGAAAACTTTTCCAGTGGTTAATAAAGACCTAGagtaactattttttaatcatttgcaGGAAGGTAAATCCGAGTACCTAGAGGGTTTACTAGAAGCTACAAAGGAATTGTCTCATATTGACCGATCCAACATCTTCTACCATTTACTGCAAACATACTGCAAGGCTGACGAAACTGACAAAGCTCTTGGTTTATGGACCCTTTTACAAGAGGAGGGAGAAGTGCCCAGTGAGCAATTCCTGCAACACCTCGGCAAGCATTTGAAATCTAAGAACAGAGAAGTACCCTTCATTATCCCAGAAGAAAAAAACGTGAAGCCAGGCAAACAAGCCGACATTGTAGAAAAGATAGTTGACCGAAAAGTTCCTACGAAACCTACCAAGAACGACATTTCGGAAAAAATTGAGAATATGGTTAAAGATGGACTTTTGTCACAAGCAATGGATGTGGCCATCAAGTCCATTGAGCATGGAGTAATACCCAAAACAGCAGTGGTCAAGTTTTTACTGAAGGCCTTAGCTGAAGAGGGTAATGTAGAAAAGATTCAACAACTGGGTAATTACATAAACGAATCGATAAAACGTCGCGTAACCTACGATGACAAGTTGACTTTAGCAGTATTCACACGAGGTGCTGGTAATCATCATATTGACAGCTTACTGGAGTCGGTACAGGCAGCAAAAACGGAAGAAGATTTGGACAATGCCCTGAGGAAGTTCCCAAGAAGTAGCGCTCTGGAAGCTGCCATTCAGGATAACGAACTTGTCGCCAAatgtaagtaaacatttttcaaGCCATACAAAAAGCAGTAGACCAAAGACACTAAAAACTTTCTTATACTACAGTGTCcatcatatatttattatgcCTGATCCCAGCACCTTGATTGTCTTACACTGATGCATCGTTTTCAATGAAGTACTTTTTTGTTATAGGTAACACAATCGTCGATATAGCAGGTGCACAAGGAAAATTCTTGCCAGCAAATCTCTTATGGATGGAGCTTATTCTTTCGGGAAAACATAAAGAGGCTGAAGCACTTTGGAACAAATGGCTACACAAGTCACCTGTTGTCGTATTCAGGAGATTACTCCAAGAAAGTCACTCACGAAAACAGCcagaaataattgaaaatctAATCAATgttctaaaaacaaacaaaacaataacgcATGCATCTATAGGCAATGCTTACTCGCGCCTCATCAATTTCTATCTTTTGGAAAACAAACGCCAGGAAGCCGAAGATGCTTTGTCCACAGCTTTTAAATCGGGCCTGAACACAGAGCACTTAAACAAAACCACTTTGACGAGACTTAAAGCTTTAGTTGAAGAAAGTGGTGGTGTGTTCAAGTACTCCATCTAATTCTAATTAGTAATAAGTCGCTTTGTTTATTGCATTTCAATATCGGCATCCAAACATTGTTACAAGTATCTTACGTGTAGTATATTGTACAATATCCATTTATTTGTTGTTAGTAACTCATTGttatgaaatacattattttcaaattatgttttattactaCTAAGCCTGACATGTCTTGTTCAATATCAGGGATGTTcatttaccaaaaatataattgtcaaCTGATTATTGATTTGCTTTTGTAGTAgtaaatttagttattaataaattattagttaataagtacttttttatttctatttctacTGATATTCCGTAATAATATTCAACAAGCCCTACTACTGTAAAATTCCGAATGAATACCAACCTAAATGAAAAACTGGCGTTCAGATGTCTCATCTAAACTACAAAATAGATAATGACCGCAGATAATGTGCTACTCAAACTTGAATAGTGTCTGAAAAACCTTCCTATGTAACATCTATGGTAGTACCCTAACTTCAACTACACTTCGCCCCAtccttttttgttataaactagTCCGAGTCACTTTATTTATCTTGTAGCattataattactatgtatatacctGTGTGTGCTAGCATAGCGTTAATACAGGGTAGGGGGTGTACACTCATTTACGTAATAAAGCATGACACTTCGACTAAGTTTAGAAAAACTCAATAGTGCAgctttaataagtaaaaaagaaaaatttcgGCACAAACATtagcttattattaaaataataacagtcatttgcttttttaacaattttcagGAAAGTCTTTCGCcctctattatttatttacaaacgcAGCCGTTGTTCGAAAGACtacatctgttttttttttaatctatggtcaaagtttttgtgatttttagCGGGAAATTAAGAAATCGAGCGGACATCTTTTGAATCTTTTCAAAAATTCATTCTCTTCTCTTTTACATCGCAGTTCGCGCCTTTGACTTGTTGCATGAAGATAAAGTCGTACATTTAAGTCATCTTGAGAATTTTTCccaatttattgttgtaaaaatgttttacccTGTGGAATCGTTAAAAAGAGGGGGCCGTTTTTATCTATGTTGGGTAGCGGATTCGTGGCCTCTACGTTTTGCCCATATTACACATCGACAGCTTTGGTCTCAGGATATTCGAAGAATATggtaaaactaattaataataatcatcataATGTAACTTAAACTGTTCTTAACTTTTGATATCTTAATTTttgggatttttatttttatagtgagGATTTATTAGAGGTTGTAAGGAATGAGTCCGGGCGTCCCGCCAAAAGATTTTCTCTGCGCCTGAGCTCTCAGTTACTTCGAGGCGTTGCCAGACTTCACTACGCTAAAGCTTCGAATTTGTTAGGTAAGAGTAATTATacttagataaataataatatgtacttaaatCGTGTTTCAAAACGACTTtgctttattgcttttttttcagaGGAGCTATGCATGATCAACGCtactgtaataaaacaaacaaacaagaagtaagtaggtacctactatataaAAACTAGTTAATGTAGGTTCCAAAAAattttttaagtacataaagcgtaggtatattgttttataaacactaAGTAAGTCTTGTGTGTTAGTATAAAATGGTAGCCATACCAGAAGTATCAATAAATTcagtaaaatatacttaaattattgcttattttttaaaaaacttcCTTAATAGTTTTGTCATATACCTTAAGTACATGACAATATTTGATTGACttacaaattcatattttctagATGGCATATCCACAAGGTTGATGTGCAAAGAGTAAGGCAGCCACAGGTACAAAGGCTTGAAATTCAAGAGACAATCCAAGAACTGCCTGAAGAACAGAGGCTTGAAGAATTGATACaggtttttctttataaaataatatgaattattaaaCTATTCATTTCATTATGGAATGTacctatcaaataaaattagaatattgaatgtttatttcatataataataatgtccaTTTCTTTGGACATATATTTTCTGTTCTATACTTAAATAAAGTACTTGTATATGAATGTAACTGTTTTAAGTACCTAACTAGATTTGcaaatttgttgaaataaaatacataatttggtTGCAGAGAAGTGGTAATGTTGTCTCAAACATAGAAGATATTACACTAAAAGAAGCCACTATTACAGATGTTTTATTGCCAGCAAATGTAAGTAAAATGGAAAAAGGTGTCGTTTTTAAAGCATAGGTATATGCATTgtatagtttataattttatattatataattttgattagaCAAAACACCTTTCACTTACACTTAATAAGAAATTAGATTCAACATCTGTTGTTAAGTAGGTACCTTACCTTGTCTTAAGTAGAGTTgatcttatttcttttaaatataaaccagACATACTTTGGAAAAAACTTCTGTCCATTAAAATATACACCCTTCTTTTTGAAAACCGGTTACCTAtaataaagaacaataaaaaaataggccCACCCTAAAAAATTACTTCATAAATGCTTCTTGCATGCAAATGTTTAGTTTCAAACggaaatttaaaacaactatAGGATGGTTTCGGCGAAGAACACCCTGAGCATGCTCTACATTTGCTGCAAGACCGCACGCTGGAGATGATGTTAGTGCAGCCGGAACTGTCCAGCGTCCACAGCGGGCTCGGCCTCGCACTCGACCTCACCTCCTTCGACAAGTCGGAGAGGTCGCGGCTAGGACATGAACTACAGATGGAACGCATTGAAGAGCATGACGTCACGTTGTTcagaaaatgtattgttttattgttttttactatgTTCTAATTGTCTCCTCGCACATTACAGTCGTTTACATAGactattgataatattattccaTGTGTGCGGCAGTAGAGTAGGTATACAAACCATCATCCCTTCCCCCTCTTTCACCTTTTTATATGGATCTGCCAACAGTGCCAACTGAAGTTTACCTAATAATtcatacctacctacctacatataGCTTTTTACCTTATAAAGTTGACGTAGCTTAATATGCTTCTGTTATCATGtgtagatatttatttcattcagtCCATTATTACGGAATTCATAGTTATTTATGTCTGTagtttaaattccttacttttgtatcaaaagcaatatttgtcagttttaattttaaccaaGTTCAAGTTAAGAAGGAAAAAGATAAGTTGACTTTAAGATTGCGTGTTTATGCCttgttataacatttaattttgatatattattttagctacCGGAGCAGAACTAGTTGCGGAATTTGAAAAAGGTAAGCAAAATGTTATATCCTGGGGCTTAGGAGTACTTACGACTACATTTCAAAAGCAGTGCATAGGTACTGCTTGAAGATCTGGTAAATCCATTGACTTCATTTTACGTCTTGACATAACTTAGTACTTTCATTgagttgattaattaattatgagtATTATGGCTCCATCTAATTTTGACAATCATCAGTTCTATAGATAGTATTCATTATTGATGGGATACGCGCCACATGAAGTTACTCAAACCGTACCTTTACCCATTTGACCTTCACCGCACCATCGTAATTATCGTAAACTTCACATCCTCATCCTTACCATCAATCCATAAATAATTTCCTTGACTCTACTAATATAGTGTTCCCACAGACATTCCTGAAATACCCGATATCCCGCCTCCTGAATTGCCCGTCCCTCAACCAGAGAAGTTagtatttatctttataataactacgtagtatatttcaatatttaagatGTAGGCAAAGCCTAATAAACAAGAAGGGGGTGTTTTCTACGTCATAAtcgaaattaaaatcaatccaTTTAAGTTGGGCTACAatgtagcactttttgaaagtcaaagAATCACATTCCATAGGCAGCAACCGTAAAGCAGGCTCTTTTCCTTAATGCTCTAACTGCGAAGCTGAATACTTTCAATAAACCCACAAGACGTTGTGACTATTTTACAATACAGGCATGAATCATGATATCAAGAAAAcgctgaaaaatattgtttaagaaTAGGAATATGTACATTTAAATCTCTTATCATATATAATGTAGAGCATTAGAGGAGTCTGTCCCGGAGCCCACCACTAATGTTGCTGTTGCGGAGATGACGAAGCCACAGGAGCCAGAAGTTGACATCGAGCTGGAGGTAGGTATTTCACTTTCGGTGTACAACAAATATGGTAACTAAGTAGGTATAGGGACCCAATACCATTCCAATATTATGACTTACCATTATCCCCACGCCTTATAACCACTGTGGGTGATGTTCTTCATGCTAGTCATATTTGCATGAGGCGTATGTCACAGCGaatattttgcttaaatatttttaaaacaaggggcaaaatatattattctgGGAATTCTCATGTTACCTatacttacctacctattttaCCTACTCTCACTTTTCCCTAACcctgtaattttttatttctactttttatAAGCCTTTatctgtaagtattttttttggcagaacatgtattttttccaataattatGTTAGTGTATCCTTTGGTAAATTGGTgctaattacataaatattccgGAATAGGAACTAGAAGAAGTTGCACCCCAAGTAAAAAGGCGGAAGTTCggcaacaaattaataattgacAAGAAGATTAAGATAAGCACAAACCATTTCCGGGCTAGGATAGAAAATCCATTGGTGGATTTACGATGcgaggtatttttatttaacttattccAAATGTGCTATTTATTAGTTTGGCTTTTTAGTTTTTCCTCATAGGTTCTGCTTTTACAAAGGCGCGTTTATTTATATAGTAATAAAGGTGATAACAGTATTTCATCTTGTATTCTTGCTGTCAAAAAAACCTTTAGCTTAACCTTCACATAAAACAACGCCGACATTAAGGCTGTATGTTCTGATTAAAGACTACCCTCATTTGTCAAACAGGACAGCTTGGACGACATCATTTGTATCCGAGTGCCACCCGAGTCATATTTCCGACGACCATGCCACGGAGGAGCAAGGATTGCGAGTAACTTGGGTTTCGACATCACGCGAATGTTCCGCAGAAATCTCGGCGTTGTTAGTGGACAAACTCGAGTTGATAGAGAAATGGAGGTAAGTATTTAGCATTAGGCATATTTTCTTAAAGGTTGGCCAAGGATAATTTAACCAATGTCCACTACATAAGTTTTCAGTTAAATCCAAAGCGTAAGCACCGTTTGATACCTATTCTTAATGATACTTATCcttcccactgttgggcaaagctACTCTTCCCGTATTTGGAAGGTTCGAGCATTGACCACCTTGCTATCTTACTGCGGGCTGGCGATgctaaaataagtattaaattctaTTCAGTAGCCTAGAATTATCCTGCAACATTTCTGTTGCTAATCATTTGATAACTTTGGCttttacttcattatttttgtagttacCACGAGAAGCAGCTGCGCATAAATCCACTCGAACATTTACGAGATCGATGCTTGAAAGGATAGAAGAAGAACAAGAGGTGCCTGTGGTACAAGAGCAGCTCGAAATTCAGTTAGAGCAACCTAGAGTGTCGGAAGCTAATGTCACAACAGACTTGCAAAATATGTTTCAACCGGAGCGAGTGAGCGCTGAAAATGAAGAGATGAACATTGCAGATATGCTTACTCAGAAAGTGGAAACTCTGTCGCAATCACGCAAGCGGACAGCGGAACAAGAAACAATTGGAAGTGTGAGTTATCTAAACTTGATCAATATTTGGGCaatgtatgtttttctttatcctaCTAATGTATGGtggatgtttgttgctctttcacgcaaaagctACTACTAATTTGGGCGATAGTTTACAGCCTGGATATTTTTGTCCCGATTTTATGTCCGTTTCGATTTGTAGAAATAGCTAGTGCTTGATAAGTCTTAATAACTTTCTTCGCTTACTCTAATCATtgatacatatatacatatctACGTACCTCTTAGATTTGTGTTTGACTATCTGTGTAATAAAacctatgtatttttgtttacagcCAAAGAGACAGCGTTCAGTTGGTTATGTGTCATTCCGTGAGAGTCAGCTGGCTAAAGAAATGCCGCATTTCACcataggtacatattataatcattCAGCTACAAGCATTTTTTAGCTTTTATGACACTTATCTTGTATTTACAGATGCAGATGCGGACAAGGAAAATATACCAGACAACATAATGCCACCACAACCCCAAGACGCAGAGATTATGCTGTCTTCAAAACTACAAGAGGCTGGACTTGCAGACATCATTCCTCCACCGAATATTACAGAAGTACCACTCATCCAAACGCAGCGGCCAACGATATCGACGTCACATAGAAAGTCCCAAACGACGGGCAGTGAGAGTTCCGAAACACCTTTAGGAAGTCTGGACAGAACCAAAGTATCGCTTGGCGACTCGGAACAAACCACTGATTCCAAAAGGTTCATACGGtatggatatattttttatttcgtaagtttgtattaaaaaaaaccttactcATTGTTTTTAATCGATGATAACTAAAATATGTTGGAATCTTAATTCATGTTCTTACTTTTTTCTAAAGAGATCAATGGGGCACCGAAGGAACTATGATTAAGATTCTGAAACACATCAAAGCTAGACTGCAGCCAGTTACAGTAAGGAGTCTCATCACTAAAGGCCCTGTCATATCGGGATACAAGTGTATAATAGCAGCGCGATGCTTCACGTCAATACTTAGTAAGTTCTATTCATTTTGGTATTTATTGACTAGACTCTAGATgaagtaacttttttttatgaaattcccGATTTTCAGAGCTGAAGAAACATGGCTTTATCAATATTACTAAAGACCCAGAAACACTGGAAATAATAGACATCAGTTTGGGACCGCAGTTGAACTCCAGTGAATGATATagaatgcattttttattatatcataagCAATGTTCtttggtttaaataaatacatacataaataaggaaaggtgttttaaattaaaaatcaaatgatatgaacaattttatttacgatCTGTATATAATGATATGATTTCTGTACACTTTACATAATAAGTCATCAACTAGATTCAAGCTAACTAGATAGATTTATGAGTATCTTAATAATAGGTAGGTAATGgcttaataatttacaaattctaATAGTATATCGAATGCTGTACAATTAACAGTCGATGTAAATAGCTAATCTTGacatttatacttataattacataaaatatagccatttacattattgaattggtatattattagtatttaatctTCAAGACTTAACATATCATAgtatttttacacattaatcTTAAAACTGAGAAGGAAATAACTAAATAACGGTCATTCATATGGAGGTTTCCTATCTCGGTAAAGCATttctaattgttatttatacaaaatcagTCTCCTACTATTTGTTAAAACCGCCGTATGAAATGTACACTAGTAAAATGAACTAACATCATAATCTTAACTCAAAGGCAGTCACGCGTTGTCTCATTAGGACGTACACCACTGGACGATTGGAATatgtttaaca
This window harbors:
- the LOC113497372 gene encoding uncharacterized protein LOC113497372, with product MFYPVESLKRGGRFYLCWVADSWPLRFAHITHRQLWSQDIRRICEDLLEVVRNESGRPAKRFSLRLSSQLLRGVARLHYAKASNLLEELCMINATVIKQTNKKWHIHKVDVQRVRQPQVQRLEIQETIQELPEEQRLEELIQRSGNVVSNIEDITLKEATITDVLLPANDGFGEEHPEHALHLLQDRTLEMMLVQPELSSVHSGLGLALDLTSFDKSERSRLGHELQMERIEEHDVTLFRKSTGAELVAEFEKDIPEIPDIPPPELPVPQPEKALEESVPEPTTNVAVAEMTKPQEPEVDIELEELEEVAPQVKRRKFGNKLIIDKKIKISTNHFRARIENPLVDLRCEDSLDDIICIRVPPESYFRRPCHGGARIASNLGFDITRMFRRNLGVVSGQTRVDREMELPREAAAHKSTRTFTRSMLERIEEEQEVPVVQEQLEIQLEQPRVSEANVTTDLQNMFQPERVSAENEEMNIADMLTQKVETLSQSRKRTAEQETIGSPKRQRSVGYVSFRESQLAKEMPHFTIDADADKENIPDNIMPPQPQDAEIMLSSKLQEAGLADIIPPPNITEVPLIQTQRPTISTSHRKSQTTGSESSETPLGSLDRTKVSLGDSEQTTDSKRFIRDQWGTEGTMIKILKHIKARLQPVTVRSLITKGPVISGYKCIIAARCFTSILKLKKHGFINITKDPETLEIIDISLGPQLNSSE